A window of the Armatimonadia bacterium genome harbors these coding sequences:
- a CDS encoding universal stress protein encodes MYKDILVTLDESALAERALPHAVALAKAFGATIHLVSVIPVLDAETMFAAGVSIDWTAQVESARDYMGGIRKRVMGEGVEAEWDVCQGDVAEEILRYCDQQDCDLIVMSTHGRSGLGRWVYGSIADRVLRHAKVPVLLVRATERE; translated from the coding sequence ATGTACAAGGACATTCTTGTAACCCTCGACGAATCGGCACTGGCGGAAAGGGCCTTGCCCCATGCCGTGGCTCTGGCCAAGGCCTTCGGGGCGACCATTCACCTTGTGTCCGTCATTCCGGTGCTGGACGCAGAGACGATGTTCGCGGCAGGGGTGTCCATTGACTGGACCGCCCAAGTCGAGAGTGCCCGGGACTACATGGGCGGTATCCGGAAGCGCGTCATGGGCGAGGGCGTAGAGGCCGAATGGGACGTCTGTCAGGGCGATGTGGCTGAGGAGATCCTGCGCTACTGCGACCAGCAGGACTGTGACCTGATCGTCATGTCAACCCATGGCCGGTCGGGTCTGGGACGCTGGGTCTACGGCAGCATCGCCGACCGAGTACTACGTCACGCGAAGGT